In Populus trichocarpa isolate Nisqually-1 chromosome 12, P.trichocarpa_v4.1, whole genome shotgun sequence, a genomic segment contains:
- the LOC7482092 gene encoding uncharacterized protein LOC7482092, whose product MGAFVSRFWFMLFPANEYKIVVVGLDNAGKTTTLYKLHLGEVVTTHPTVGSNVEELVYKNIRFEVWDLGGQDRLRTSWATYYRGTHAVIVVIDSTDRDRISIMKDELFMLLGHDDLQHSVVLVFANKQDLKDAMTPAEIADALSLHSIKNHDWHIQACCALTGDGLYDGLGWIAQRVTGKAPS is encoded by the exons ATGGGGGCGTTCGTATCAAGGTTTTGGTTCATGCTGTTTCCGGCAAATGAGTACAAGATTGTGGTAGTTGGGTTAGATAATGCTGGTAAGACAACTACGCTTTACAAATTGCATTTAGGTGAGGTTGTGACGACACACCCTACAGTTGGTAGTAATGTTGAAGAGCTTGTTTACAAGAACATTCGATTTGAG GTCTGGGATCTTGGTGGGCAAGATAGACTCAGGACTTCATGGGCAACATATTATCGTGGAACTCATGCTGTCATCGTGGTGATAGACAGCACTGATAGAGACAGAATCTCCATTATGAAAGATGAACTCTTCATGCTGCTGGGACATGATGATTTACAACATTCTGTTGTACTTGTATTTGCAAATAAACAAGACCTCAAGGATGCCATGACACCAGCTGAGattgctgatgctctttctcTTCACAGCATCAAGAATCATGATTGGCATATCCAAGCCTGTTGTGCCCTTACAGGGGACGGTTTATACGATGGTCTAGGGTGGATCGCACAAAGAGTTACTGGCAAAGCACCAAGTTGA
- the LOC7482091 gene encoding jacalin-related lectin 19: protein MNRVEERAENNLIILTMFLWQEVVKKAKAKFSATISAHLLHLLSSHMENGKEQSAARKKSTILVGPWGGNGGDSWDDGIYHGVREITIVYDQCIDSIQVVYDKNGKPITAENHGGVGGSRTAEIKLQYPEEYLTSVSGHYCPVVYGGSPVIRSLAFSSNKRTFGPFGVEEGTPFTLSMDGASIVGFKGRGGWYLDAIGFRLSRIQSTKVLKKFQQKLQRLTSTVSKSSASKDAEKTY from the exons ATGAACAGAGTTGAGGAAAGAGCAGAGAATAACCTTATTATCTTGACAATGTTTTTGTGGCAGGAAGTGGTaaagaaagctaaagctaaattctcag CAACGATCTCTGCTCATCTCCTCCATCTTTTATCATCTCATATG GAAAATGGGAAGGAACAATCAGCTGCGAGAAAGAAGAGCACCATATTAGTTGGACCATGGGGAGGGAATGGAGGGGATAGCTGGGATGATGGGATCTACCATGGAGTAAGAGAAATCACAATTGTTTATGATCAATGCATCGACTCGATCCAGGTTGTGTATGACAAGAATGGCAAGCCTATCACAGCAGAAAACCATGGAGGTGTTGGAGGCAGTAGAACAGCTGAG ATTAAGTTGCAATATCCGGAGGAGTACTTAACCAGTGTGAGTGGCCATTACTGCCCGGTAGTCTATGGTGGCAGTCCTGTGATTCGATCGTTAGCATTCAGCAGCAACAAAAGAACATTTGGACCATTTGGAGTTGAAGAAGGAACGCCATTTACACTTTCAATGGACGGAGCATCGATTGTAGGCTTTAAGGGTAGAGGTGGATGGTATCTTGATGCCATTGGGTTTCGTTTATCTCGTATTCAATCCACCAAAgttctcaaaaaatttcaacaaaagcTTCAAAGGCTCACCAGTACGGTTTCAAAGTCCTCTGCCTCCAAGGATGCTGAAAAAACCTATTGA
- the LOC7484386 gene encoding WD repeat-containing protein RUP2: MKNLSTKFHRHSHHHTQESENHEKEAIEEEQEQQEEKARCEWDFSLTTIVSSGNNNISSTPAISDALGVIEFDQTNSIIATGGIARKIRIYNFKSLFAHENTSQNAHEITCLDHARACDYYICTPAKLSSIRWKPSSDGRVLGSGDYDGVVMEYCLERRIPIFERDEHGGRRVWSVDYSHWDPVLGASGSDDGTMQMWDTRCESGEGVATVQPGVGRSAVCCVEFNPFGGPIVAVGCADRRVYGYDIRMTGDPVFVLDGHRKTVTYIKFLDNVTLVSASIDGCLKLWDSDNSNVIRSYKGHVNSRSFIGLSVWRNGGLLGCGSENNKVFVYDRRWGEPIWVHESNPVGRDGCGGGFVSSVCWRQVEEDQCTLVAGGSDGDLQVFQGRRKS, encoded by the coding sequence ATGAAAAACCTCTCCACTAAATTCCATCGGCATAGTCACCACCACACACAAGAATCTGAAAACCACGAAAAAGAAGCCATAGAGgaagaacaagaacaacaagaagaaaaagctAGGTGTGAATGGGATTTCAGTCTCACAACAATTGTTTCATCAGGAAACAACAATATCAGTAGTACTCCAGCCATATCGGATGCTCTAGGGGTGATTGAATTCGACCAGACGAACAGCATCATTGCCACAGGTGGAATAGCAAGAAAGATAAGAATTTACAACTTCAAGTCTTTGTTTGCACATGAAAATACTAGCCAAAATGCGCACGAAATTACTTGCTTAGACCATGCTAGGGCTTGTGACTATTATATTTGTACCCCAGCTAAGCTTAGTAGCATCCGATGGAAACCCAGTTCGGACGGGCGGGTTCTAGGGTCCGGAGACTACGACGGGGTGGTGATGGAATATTGTCTTGAGAGGAGAATACCAATCTTCGAACGAGATGAACATGGCGGGCGACGGGTTTGGAGTGTGGACTACTCACATTGGGATCCGGTTTTGGGTGCATCCGGGTCGGATGATGGAACCATGCAAATGTGGGACACACGTTGCGAGAGTGGGGAGGGCGTGGCTACTGTTCAGCCTGGTGTGGGTCGCAGTGCCGTGTGTTGCGTGGAGTTCAATCCATTTGGTGGACCAATAGTAGCCGTCGGATGCGCTGACAGAAGGGTATACGGGTACGACATTCGAATGACGGGTGACCCGGTATTTGTTCTTGATGGGCATAGGAAGACCGTGACGTACATTAAATTTCTCGATAATGTTACATTGGTGTCTGCTAGCATTGATGGATGCTTGAAGCTATGGGATTCGGATAATTCAAACGTAATCCGGTCATACAAGGGGCACGTCAACAGCCGGAGCTTCATCGGATTGTCAGTGTGGAGGAATGGAGGCTTATTAGGGTGTGGGTCAGAAAACAATAAGGTTTTTGTGTATGACAGAAGATGGGGCGAGCCAATATGGGTTCACGAGTCTAACCCAGTGGGTAGGGATGGGTGTGGCGGCGGGTTCGTTAGCAGTGTGTGCTGGAGGCAAGTGGAGGAAGACCAGTGCACGCTCGTGGCAGGAGGATCAGATGGGGACTTGCAAGTTTTTCAAGGCAGAAGGAAGTCATAG
- the LOC18103951 gene encoding pentatricopeptide repeat-containing protein At3g29230 has protein sequence MPCNLELKISKTLPKCTFQHLKQIHALIITCSLSKNIKIFSKFLRRTTEFGRMDYSNLIFSQMGHDSSAEIVIWNAMIRGYAFNGPFQECIRMFDEMPQRGLKPHNFTYPYVINSCCELEWYGRGKRVHCEIVKSGFESSYAVANSLFNMYLKMPASFDVGLASNCKLDYARKIFDDMCVRPVELWNQMIGKYVNIGDVKSARELFDIMPERDIVSWNSMILGYAKGGKVANARGLFEKMPEKNVISWTSMIGAYADTDDLETARSFFETMPQRNVVSWNSMISSYAKHGKFVESLNLFVQMQSEGVTPDGYTFVSVLSACSNLGDLEFGKYIHYLSGDLSQSEVMVGTALTEMYAQCGDVDKAFAVFIKIGKRDVFCWNVIIKALALHGRSEEAIKIFLLMRKTGLKPNDFTFTSALFACSHGGLVEEGHIIFNSMEKDYKIIPKITHYGCLIDMLCRNGQLEEAMLLVEDMPFQPDVAIWGALLGGCRVTGDLKLAEKVVEKATEMETNESGVYVLLSNIHASAGQWIEAADARKKMDEKKISKKTGSSVV, from the coding sequence ATGCCTTGTAACTTAGAactaaaaatctcaaaaacattGCCAAAATGCACATTCCAGCATCTGAAACAAATCCATGCCTTGATAATCACTTGTTCTCTctccaaaaacatcaaaatattctCCAAATTTCTTCGTCGAACCACCGAGTTCGGCAGAATGGATTATTCCAATCTAATATTCTCTCAAATGGGTCATGATTCCAGTGCAGAAATCGTGATTTGGAATGCCATGATCAGAGGGTATGCGTTCAATGGCCCTTTTCAGGAATGTATACGGATGTTCGACGAAATGCCTCAGAGAGGACTAAAGCCGCACAACTTCACGTATCCTTATGTAATCAACTCTTGTTGTGAATTGGAGTGGTATGGAAGGGGAAAGAGGGTGCATTGCGAGATTGTAAAGTCTGGATTTGAGTCGAGCTACGCGGTTGCCAATTCTCTATTTAACATGTATTTGAAAATGCCGGCGTCTTTTGACGTGGGTTTGGCTAGTAATTGCAAGTTAGATTATGCTCGTAAGATTTTTGATGATATGTGTGTAAGACCGGTAGAATTATGGAATCAAATGATAGGTAAGTACGTAAACATTGGTGATGTCAAGTCAGCAAGAGAGTTGTTTGATATTATGCCTGAAAGAGATATTGTTTCTTGGAATTCTATGATTTTAGGTTATGCCAAAGGTGGAAAAGTCGCAAATGCGAGaggtttgtttgagaaaatgCCAGAGAAGAATGTTATTTCATGGACTTCGATGATTGGAGCATATGCTGATACAGACGATCTTGAAACAGCTAGAAGCTTTTTTGAGACAATGCCACAGAGGAATGTGGTTTCGTGGAATTCAATGATTTCAAGTTATGCCAAACACGGGAAATTCGTagaaagtttgaatctttttgtCCAAATGCAATCAGAAGGAGTGACCCCAGATGGCTATACTTTTGTTTCTGTTCTGTCAGCGTGTTCTAATTTAGGTGATTTGGAGTTTGGGAAATATATACACTATCTAAGTGGAGATTTGTCTCAATCGGAAGTCATGGTAGGGACTGCTCTTACAGAAATGTATGCTCAATGTGGAGATGTAGATAAAGCTTTTGCAGTTTTTATCAAGATAGGAAAGAGGGATGTTTTTTGCTGGAATGTCATTATCAAGGCATTAGCTCTACATGGAAGATCAGAGGAGGCTATCAAAATCTTCTTACTGATGCGAAAGACCGGATTGAAGCCAAACGATTTCACGTTTACTAGCGCTTTGTTTGCTTGTAGCCATGGAGGTTTGGTGGAAGAAGGCCACATAATCTTTAATAGCATGGAGAAGGATTACAAGATAATTCCAAAGATTACACATTACGGTTGCTTAATTGACATGCTTTGCCGGAATGGCCAGCTTGAGGAAGCAATGCTTCTAGTGGAAGATATGCCCTTTCAACCTGACGTTGCTATATGGGGAGCCTTGCTTGGGGGTTGTAGAGTTACAGGTGACTTGAAGTTAGCAGAAAAGGTAGTAGAGAAAGCTACTGAGATGGAAACAAATGAATCGGGAGTCTATGTGCTGTTGTCAAATATCCATGCCTCCGCAGGTCAGTGGATAGAGGCTGCAGATGCAAGAAAAAAGATGGATGAGAAGAAAATATCGAAGAAGACAGGTAGCAGTGTTGTTTAG